Below is a genomic region from Candidatus Woesearchaeota archaeon.
AACATCGGCGCAATTGCCAGAGCCATGGCTAATTTTGATTTCAATGACCTTATCCTGATCAGCCCGAAATGCAATCATCTGGATAAAGAAGCCATATTAAGGGCAAAGCACTCTTCATCGAAAATCCTGAAAAATGCGAAAATAAAGAATTTTTCTTATTTAAACAGCTTTGATTATCTTATCGGAACAACCTCGAGAATAGGCACAGATTATAATATTCCCAGATCTCCTCTGAATATTGATAAATTTCTGAGTATTTTAAAAAAAATAAACACTAAAAAGTCAAAAATCGCATTATTGTTCGGCAGAGACGGCGCTGGCTTAAACAACAAAGAAATCCAGAAATGCGACTTTATCGTCGCAATTCCCTCTTCTCCAAAATACACGGCATTGAACATAAGCCATGCTGCTGTTATTTTGCTTTATGAAATCTTCAAAAATTCAAAAAACAGCAAAATAGGGGAAAACATAGCTTTTGCCAACAAAAAAGACAAGGATGTTGTTTTGAATTATGTTTATAAGGCATTGG
It encodes:
- a CDS encoding TrmJ/YjtD family RNA methyltransferase, producing MLSIVLIEPEYPSNIGAIARAMANFDFNDLILISPKCNHLDKEAILRAKHSSSKILKNAKIKNFSYLNSFDYLIGTTSRIGTDYNIPRSPLNIDKFLSILKKINTKKSKIALLFGRDGAGLNNKEIQKCDFIVAIPSSPKYTALNISHAAVILLYEIFKNSKNSKIGENIAFANKKDKDVVLNYVYKALDKMTFQTKAKKETQKKIWKRVIGKSMLTRREAFALCGFFKKI